One genomic segment of Hordeum vulgare subsp. vulgare chromosome 2H, MorexV3_pseudomolecules_assembly, whole genome shotgun sequence includes these proteins:
- the LOC123427630 gene encoding coatomer subunit epsilon-1, with translation MATPDLLFNLRNLFYLGAYQSAINNSDVPGLDADAAAERDVIVFRSYIALGSYQLVISEIDSSAATSLQAVKLLALYLTGDKEGAISSLKEWLSDSAIGSNPVLRLIAGIIFMHEQDYNEALKHTHTGGTLDLHALNVQIFLKMHRSDYADKQLKIMQQTDEDHTLTQLANAWLDIAVGGSKIREAYLIFQDFAEKYPMTGMVLNGKAVCCMHMGSFEEAETLLLEALNKDAKDPETLANLIVCNLHLGKPSSRYFSQLKLSHPDHVLVKTTTSAEDNFERALQAVA, from the exons ATGGCCACCCCCGACCTCCTCTTCAACCTGCGCAACCTCTTCTACCTCGGCGCCTACCAGTCCGCCATCAACAACAGCGACGTCCCGGGCCTCGACGCCGACGCCGCGGCCGAGCGCGACGTCATCGTCTTCCGCTCCTACATCGCCCTCGGATCCTACCAG CTGGTGATCAGCGAGATCGACTCGTCGGCGGCGACGTCGCTGCAGGCCGTCAAGCTGCTCGCGCTCTACCTCACCGGAGACAAG GAAGGTGCGATCTCCAGCTTGAAGGAATGGTTGAGTGATTCAGCCATAGGAAGCAATCCTGTTCTGCGATTGATTGCTGGAATTATATTTATGCATGAGCAAGACTACAACGAGGCTCTCAAGCACACACATACTGGGGGAACTCTGGACCT GCATGCACTGAACGTCCAGATCTTCCTTAAGATGCACCGCTCAGATTATGCTGACAAGCAACTGAAGATCATGCAACAAACTGACGAGGACCATACACTGACACAACTAGCAAATGCTTGGCTTGATATCGCTGTT GGCGGCTCTAAGATCCGGGAAGCTTATCTCATATTCCAGGACTTTGCTGAGAAGTACCCTATGACAGGAATGGTTCTTAATGGCAAGGCAGTTTGCTGTATGCATATGGGGAGCTTTGAGGAGGCTGAAACTCTATTGCTTGAAGCCCTAAACAAG GACGCAAAGGATCCTGAAACTCTTGCCAATCTTATTGTATGTAATCTCCACCTTGGCAAACCGTCGTCCCGATACTTCAG CCAGCTGAAGCTGTCGCACCCTGATCACGTGCTAGTTAAGACCACCACGTCGGCGGAGGATAACTTCGAAAGGGCGCTCCAAGCTGTCGCCTGA
- the LOC123427632 gene encoding 36.4 kDa proline-rich protein-like produces MARIAPLVLVALLSVLAAPSSACPSCPTPATPPPPPPPKATPPPSSVPCPPPPYSPAPTPPTPATPTPSSPTGKCPVDVLKLVACVDALNGVVHAVVGANASETCCPLLSGVADLDAALCLCTTIKAKALNVSLVLPVAISVLVNQCGKHVPSSFQCPS; encoded by the coding sequence ATGGCCCGCATTGCGCCGCTCGTGCTGGTGGCGCTGCTCTCCGTGCTGGCCGCGCCGTCGTCGGCGTGCCCCAGCTGCCCTACCCCGGCGAcgcctcccccgccgccgccgccgaaggcgACTCCCCCGCCGTCGTCCGTGCCGTGCCCTCCGCCGCCGTACTCCCCCGCGCCGACGCCCCCGACGCCGGCCACGCCGACGCCGTCGTCGCCGACGGGCAAGTGCCCCGTGGACGTGCTGAAGCTGGTGGCGTGCGTGGACGCGCTCAACGGGGTGGTGCACGCGGTGGTGGGCGCCAACGCCAGCGAGACCTGCTGCCCGCTGCTGTCCGGCGTGGCCGACCTCGACGCCGCGCTCTGCCTCTGCACCACCATCAAGGCCAAGGCGCTCAACGTCAGCCTCGTGCTCCCCGTCGCCATCTCGGTGCTCGTCAACCAGTGCGGCAAGCACGTGCCGTCCTCCTTTCAGTGCCCTTCATAA